The following are encoded in a window of Magnolia sinica isolate HGM2019 chromosome 11, MsV1, whole genome shotgun sequence genomic DNA:
- the LOC131218335 gene encoding uncharacterized protein LOC131218335 → MQSVLLAINILRKYLEQIMQAFCEFHLEWRREFSRLIWRYLVPADLTVGQFVYVIRKSMNLTHEKAIFFFVKNILPPTGKEFETNFITSMMLHLDAPNVLD, encoded by the exons ATGCAGTCGGTACTACTTGCAATCAACATCTTGAGAAAGTACTTGGAACAGATCATGCAAGCATTCTGCGAGTTCCATTTAGAATGGAGAAGGGAATTCTCCAGACTTATATGGAG GTATCTTGTTCCTGCTGACTTAACTGTGGGGCAATTTGTTTACGTGATTCGAAAGAGTATGAATCTAACCCATGAGAAGGCCATTTTCTTCTTTGTGAAGAATATTTTGCCACCCACTGGTAAGGAATTTGAGACAAATTTCATTACTTCCATGATgctccatttggatgcaccgaatGTATTGGATTAG